In Cyclopterus lumpus isolate fCycLum1 chromosome 9, fCycLum1.pri, whole genome shotgun sequence, a single genomic region encodes these proteins:
- the si:dkey-90l8.3 gene encoding LIM domain transcription factor LMO4-B — protein MVNSQASGVTPAPRSCAGCGGKIADRFLLFSMERYWHTRCLKCSCCQAQLGDIGTTCYSKGGMILCRSDYIRLFGHSGACSACGQSIPANEMVMRAQGNVYHLKCFSCATCRNRLVPGDHFHYINGTIFCEHDRPGAVLLNSHLPPLQSSSVLTDQKVC, from the exons ATGGTGAACAGCCAGGCGTCAGGCGTGACGCCGGCCCCCAGGTCTTGTGCAGGATGCGGGGGCAAGATCGCCGAccgcttcctcctcttctccatgGAGCGCTACTGGCACACTCGTTGCCTCAAGTGCTCCTGCTGCCAAGCCCAGCTGGGAGACATTGGCACCACCTGCTACAGCAAAGGGGGCATGATTCTGTGTCGGAGCGACTACATCAg gcTGTTCGGGCACAGCGGGGCGTGCAGCGCCTGCGGACAGTCGATCCCAGCCAACGAAATGGTGATGAGGGCGCAGGGAAATGTTTACCACCTCAAG TGTTTCAGCTGTGCCACCTGTAGAAACAGACTGGTGCCAGGCGATCACTTCCATTACATCAACGGCACAATCTTCTGTGAGCACGACAGACCCGGCGCTGTCTTGCTCAACAGCCACCTGCCTCCACTTCAGAGCAGCTCTGTGCTGACAGACCAGAAG GTATGCTGA